GCTCCGCGGAACCTGTACACACTCTGGTCCCCATCACCGACCACACAGACGTTGCGGTGTTCGTTAGCCAACAGCAGCACCAGTTGGTTCTGCGCCACGTTGGTGTCCTGGTACTCGTCGACGAGGATGTGCCCGAAGCGGCCGCGCCAGTGTTCGAGCACATCGGGGAACGCCTGCATCACGTTGACCGTGACGACCAGGATGTCGTCGAAGTCCATGGCCGAGGCCGCCAGCAGGCGGCGCTGGTACTCGGTGTAGACCTCGGCCACCTTGCGGTCGAAGATCGTCAGGGCGCGGGACCGGTACGTCTCAAAGTCGACCAGCTCGTTCTTGGCGGCGCTGATGATGGCGTGGACCGAACGGGGGGGAAAGCGCTTGGGATCCAGTCCCAGGTCACGAATGACGTATCCGGTCAGGCGGACGGCGTCGGCCTGGTCGTAGATCGTGAAGCTCGTCTTGTACCCGAGGCGGCCCGCCTCCCGGCGCAGGATGCGCACGCAGGCCGAGTGGAACGTCGACACCCACATCCGCCGGGCCACCGGCCCGACCAGGGCCTCCACCCGTCCGCGCATCTCGTCGGCGGCCTTGTTGGTGAAGGTGATGGCCAGGACCGAGAAGGGACTGGCCCCCCGCTCCCGGATGAGATGGGCGATGCGGTGGGTGAGCACCCGGGTCTTGCCCGACCCGGCCCCGGCCAGGATCAGCAGCGGCCCGCTCTCGTGCAGGACGGCGTCGCGCTGGGCGGTGTTCAGCCCGACCAGCAGGTCGACACGGGGGGGCCGGGCCTCGGGCCCGAAATCGTGCTCCTCCGCCGTCACCGGAGCATCCGGCTCGGTGTCCGGCACAGACGGGAGAGGGGACCCGGTCACTCCCACTCGATGGTGCCCGGTGGCTTCGACGTGATGTCGAGGGCCACCCGGTTCACCCCGGGTACCTCGTTGATGATCCGTGACGACAGCCGCTCGAGCACCTCGTACGGCAGCCGGGCCCAGTCGGCGGTCATGGCGTCGTCGCTGGTCACCGCCCGGATCACGATCGGATAGGCGTAGGTCCGTTCATCCCCCATGACGCCGACTGTACGGACGGCCGGTAACACCGCGAAGCTCTGCCAGATCTCCCGGTACAGGCCGGCCCGCTTGATCTCCTGGGTGACGATGGCGTCGGCCGCCCGGAGGATCTCGACCCGCTCGGGCGTGATCGTCCCGACGATGCGGACGGCCAGGCCCGGGCCGGGGAAGGGCTGGCGCCAGACCATGTCCTCGGGCAGCCCGAGCTCCTCGCCGATGGCGCGGACCTCGTCCTTGAACAGGTTGCGGAGGGGCTCGACCAGCTCGAAGTTCATGTCGTCGGGAAGACCGCCGACGTTGTGGTGGGACTTGATCCGGGCGGCGTCCTTGGTGCCGGACTCGATGATGTCGGGGTAGAGCGTCCCCTGGACGAGGAAGGGGGCGTCGTCGAGATCCCCGGCTACCTCCTCGAAGACCCGGATGAACGTCTCCCCGATGATCTTGCGCTTGCGCTCCGGGTCGATGACGTCGTCGAGGTTCTCGAGGAAGCGGTCGGCGGCCTTGACGTGGACGAGATCGATCTTGAACTGCCGGCGGAAGGTCTCCTCGACCTGGTCGGCCTCCCCGGCCCGCATCAGGCCGGTGTCCACGAACACGCACGTCAGCTGGCCCCCCACCGCCTTGTGGACGAGGGCGGCGGCCACCGCCGAGTCCACCCCCCCGGAGAGCCCGCAGATGACCTTCTGGTCCCCGACCTGGCGCCGGACCGCCTCGGCCGACGTCTCGATGATCGAGGTCATCGTCCAGTTGGGCCGGCACCCGCACACCTTGAACAGGAACTGCTTGAGGACCTCCTGGCCCCGGGGGGTGTGGACCACCTCGGGGTGGAACTGGACGCCGTAGATGGCCCGGTCGGGATCCTCCAGCGCGGCTACCGGCGCGTCGGGGGACATGGCGGTCACGGTGAACCCGGTCGGCGGCGACA
Above is a genomic segment from Acidimicrobiales bacterium containing:
- the guaA gene encoding glutamine-hydrolyzing GMP synthase encodes the protein VPVLGICYGAQLVAQQLGGEVARTGRGEYGRTPLQVVSGSALLAGLPAEQDVWMSHTDAIVSPPTGFTVTAMSPDAPVAALEDPDRAIYGVQFHPEVVHTPRGQEVLKQFLFKVCGCRPNWTMTSIIETSAEAVRRQVGDQKVICGLSGGVDSAVAAALVHKAVGGQLTCVFVDTGLMRAGEADQVEETFRRQFKIDLVHVKAADRFLENLDDVIDPERKRKIIGETFIRVFEEVAGDLDDAPFLVQGTLYPDIIESGTKDAARIKSHHNVGGLPDDMNFELVEPLRNLFKDEVRAIGEELGLPEDMVWRQPFPGPGLAVRIVGTITPERVEILRAADAIVTQEIKRAGLYREIWQSFAVLPAVRTVGVMGDERTYAYPIVIRAVTSDDAMTADWARLPYEVLERLSSRIINEVPGVNRVALDITSKPPGTIEWE